Below is a genomic region from Culicoides brevitarsis isolate CSIRO-B50_1 chromosome 2, AGI_CSIRO_Cbre_v1, whole genome shotgun sequence.
ttaattaattcatgatAGATGACTTTTTGATTGGTCTTCCGTACGGCATATGGGTCAAAATCTACGTCAtaatccagaaaaaaaaatttttttttcgtaagagacaaaaacatcaacaacatgggaaaaacaaatattttcgttgtGCGATACAAACAGCAAGCAGGCAGAGTAAAAACCAAAAAGGCAAATAATTGTGCACATATTATTCCGAGTGCGAGTGTTTCTGTGATTCCATTCCGGACAACaaaccaaacaaacaaacataatATTTAGTTATTGCAAAACCGCAAGGAAAATAATGAACTTCGTACTCTGTTTTTGCCTGAGCACAAAAAGTCGACGAGCGACGACGACTTTTCTCATGTAATTTTCGGCTCGGAACATTTTAAACATGCCTGcacaattattttgttatacaATATTGGGAAATTCCTTGTAAAATATCCTCTTTGAGTGTCCTTGTGTCGTCGTCGAGTTTTCGTTGCACATTTGTTACAGAGACGCTGGTGTGAGATGCGAACCGTAACAAgcaaaatatgtaataaatttgGAATTCATATGAGATGTGGAGATAAAAATATGTCGGATTCATGTTTCTCGTGTGCATGGGAAATTGTTGTGCGAATATGTTTTGTGTGACGGGCGGAAGGCGGAGATGGCAGGCAAGAGAAGGGATTTTGATTGAATAAGATGATTGGATTGCTATTGGAATGTTGGAGGCTCAGGTGtgagatacttttttttggaatttgcgATTTACAAGAGAATCAAGTCTCTGAGGAAAAAGGTTGGAAATAGATTTTGATGTCGTTTTTGGGAAGAAAATTGGTTTGAAgtgtcattttaattaataaattctttgaaagGGAATTTTGTgggaataaaatttctttaaattcattaaaaattttaaataaggtattttgttaaaaacaaatctttgaaaaagttattttaaaaattttctaaaattaaattttaaacgaaaaatttaaattttcacaaaattagcacaaaaaataaaaaaaataacaataaaaaaaaatttttgcaatatgtTAATGCTTATTTggtgaaaattcataattttcaaacaaaatttaatttaagaaaatttttaaaaataatttttaagttcttcggcttttatttttttaaattttttatcctcaaaatcaaatttgtagaatattttatttttttttaaagatttttatgctcaaaaattgtctttagAAAGCTtctagatatttttattgccaaaaagttcatttaaaaaatttctagaaGCCCAAATAAAGTGTCTGAAGAAACTTTTgaacataaacatttttattaacatgaaaattgtctataaaatttgattttgaggtaaaatattttatgaataatcttaaaaattattataattattttttttaaatatttttaaattaaattttgtacgaattaaaaataagtaaaatttttaccaaattttaatatgattttttgacaaatttatttcaaaaatttagaaaaaataaaaaaatctttaggaAAATATCTTTGAATAACTACCgcgtttaaaatttctttttaattatatttttaaggattaataaaagattaagaggctgaaaaaaatgcaaatttaaagtatcgtaggttaaatttttatgaaattttgaataaaaatggcaaaattcgaaatttttaaaattttcatttttatttgtaaaaaaaattttttgtcccaaaacaaaattttaagcttgatttttagttaattagattaatttttattagtaaattaaaataaaaatttaaaattcacataaatttctaatttcttcatttttgtgaattttaaataatttttatttatttttattttttatttgaaaattaaaaattttgtctttgttAAGTTTAAAAAGTCACCTAGCTTACGTCAAAAGCCTTCAGGGTCACGAGCCAACCCCAACAAAAATCCCTAAATAAAAGTCGATAAAATCTCATCAGTAGTTCGTGTCCTTTCTTTACCCACAAAaccaacatatttttttttttaaccacaatCAACATTTTCTACTCTATAATTTTAGTTCacgaaacacttttttttcatgataataaaaatttattattgcatGACATTTCACTTCTCTCGGTCACAAAACGTACACAACAAAACACAAGCAACAACCACAATTACCATGATTCTCCAACACACAGAGAAAAACTTTGCATGTgacaaaaaacggaaaatcagTTTTGAcaggaaaaaacaaaaatgttgcatTTTGCATTATTATAACTTAGACtaacacaaaaatatgtcATATTCAAAACATGAACACAAaacacacagagaaaaaaattcaatactaATTTTCTGAACAAATATCGTCCGTTGTTGTCTCCGGTCGTCGTTCAACGAGCAAAAGAACAAGTAAGAaggtttccgtttttttttttggtcacgtACGAGGTGTgtcattcaattattattgtttctgCTGCTTTTGCTCGttaattccattatttttctgtGTTGAGATTCGCCGCCGATCGACACAACAAATTAACTTATTGGAAGCGGATTGAAAGTGATTGATCGGTAATCGGAGAATTGTTTGTGTTAGTCGCGGGGAAATCATCACTCATTCTCCATTTTTGCCTTCATCTGTATTTGTCGCATTATTTAATTGTTCggaacttttattttgttgtgttttgtcGAGAGAGAGCGAGTGATGATATACGAAGTAGGAGCACGCGAGCCTCTTTTGTTCGCACGAACAGCAAAAATGAACGAGGTCGAGTGAATTATGGGTGTCCTTTGAAATTGTAAACAGGAGCTTCGTTGCTTGCTCAACGCGTTGCAAGGGCCAtggtcaagtaatttttttatttgacacgCGAAAATTaggttaaattgattttttcataaaaattaattaagagttgagaaaattttatgtttcgcaaaaaaaaaaataataaaaaaaatttattaacaaaaatcccatagaaatttttattttttaatatttttagaagatttatttaaaacaaaatttatttaaaaattatttttaaaaaattaattaatttaattatctttaaattgaaaaaaataatttgttgaattttacaaaatttttatcgaattaaatattttttttaaataacaaaaaaaaatattttttaaaataattaattaaaaataattatttttaaataaaaataaattaaaaaaaaataaaataattaattaattaaaaaaaaataattataataatttaatcataaatgttgatgaataaattaattaaaaattaatttaaattaaattattataaaaatttaaattaaattaactaaaaattttaaaaatattttttctaagaaattttgaattttatttctactGCGAAACATGAAACTTTcacaaaataatcgaaaaaataaacttaatgtcgaaaaaaaccgcaaatttttacttgttgGCTATTTCGTGAAGTCAAACGCGACTGTTTAATTTGCttctttttatattctttcgcttcgctctctctctttttaaatgtccattatattattattatctgtaCAGTAAAAAAactgctaaaatttaatttgttctaaaattaaataaatacttataACAGCAGTCGTTGTCGGCATAATGAACGCTAATGactgtactttttttcatgtaacttTTCGTTTTTGCATgcatttttatcagttttgaaatttttttcttcctccaTGTTTCTAattgtattattaaaaaaaataaatttatgtaaaaaaaagttaattttccaATCAATTAGAGAAAAGTTTTCCAACAAAATCTCAACTAACGTATTTGCAGATGCAGATTTTTGCTGTGGCATGAACACGCCGGAAATGGCAAACAATGAGACAAATTCAAGACAACCGGGAAAACCACAGAATCGGGGTCTGTTTTGTTTTCCATCTTCTctctcatttttcaaaaaaacaaaaaaaaaattataaaaaattcttactcacttttcataaaaaaatgcactttcagTCCCAAacgttttttgtgtgaatatttttttttaacattttttcatatctgtgtaattttttgtagaaatttcaTGCacttctttaataataataaaaataaagtagatTTTcacaatgaattttattaacactCACATACTCACCCGCAACTTTCTccgatttttctctctttttatgtctttgataacgttttttgttagatttctttcacaaaatggataaaaaactGTGAATTAGGACTCATGTGGTATCAAAATCCGGCGTGTTTATTGctgttgcttttttatttgacttgtttttttactcaattctGATATTTCCATTTAACTTTGGTAGAAAgtagattttttgtgtgtttttattaGAGATTAACGTCCGAAGCCTCCATTTCCGCCGTTTCCTCCATGCCCGCCATTTCCCCCATTGCCTCCATTTCCTCCGTTGCCTCCATTTCCGCCATTTCCTCCAGTACCGTAGCCTCCCTGAGGTCTATAACCTCCTTGAGATCCTCCTCCATGACCTCCTTGGGGTCTATAACCTCCTTGAGATCCTCCTTGTGGTCCATAGCCTCCTTGAGATCCTCCTCCATGACCTCCTTGGGGTCTATAACCTCCTTGAGATCCTCCTCCATGACCTCCTTGGGGTCCATAACCTCCTTGAGATCCGCCTTGAGGTCTGTAACCTCCTTGAGATCCTCCTCCGTGACCTCCTTGGGGTCTATAACCTCCTTGAGATCCGCCTTGGGGTCCATAACCTCCTTGGGGTCCATAACCTCCTTGAGGTCCATAACCTCCTTGGGGTCTATAACCTCCCTGACCATAACCATTGCCTCCATGCCCTCCGTTTCCTCCATGAGGTCCGTATCCTGGTTGACCTCTCAACCCATCGTAACCTCCATAATATGGATCAGCATTAACTGTCAGTACAATCAATGCCAAAACAGCAAACACAatgaactataaaaaaaattctttttagtttcaaataaaaaattaaagtatcgAAAAAACTTACAGCGAATTTTGTCATGATTATCTAAGTAGTTGAACCAGTAGAACAAAACTTCAACTGTTGATTGAAGAAGCAACTCACTGAATATTTATACTAATACAAAGctataaaatttgactttcaACAATAATTGCGTCATAGTAATAAAATGTCTCTCGGTCGCCCAGTTTGAGAAGGTAaagaagcaaaatttaaatttagataaaatttttattctaagacctcataaaattttttcaagtttaatgaTGTCTATGACTATCACGATCTCCATGAGACCCACGATTTCCATGAGACTCATGATTATTTTGTCTGTGATTTCCATGTGACCCCTGATGACCTTGACTTCCATGCGATCCTTGATGTCCTGAACCTCCATGCGATCCATGGCTACCATGAGAGCCTTGA
It encodes:
- the LOC134832202 gene encoding uncharacterized protein LOC134832202 isoform X3, with the translated sequence MTKFAFIVFAVLALIVLTVNADPYYGGYDGLRGQPGYGPHGGNGGHGGNGYGQGGYRPQGGYGPQGGYGPQGGYGPQGGSQGGYRPQGGHGGGSQGGYRPQGGSQGGYGPQGGSQGGYRPQGGHGGGSQGGYRPQGGYGTGGNGGNGGNGGNGGNGGNGGHGGNGGNGGFGR
- the LOC134832202 gene encoding uncharacterized protein LOC134832202 isoform X2 yields the protein MTKFAFIVFAVLALIVLTVNADPYYGGYDGLRGQPGYGPHGGNGGHGGNGYGQGGYRPQGGYGPQGGYGPQGGYGPQGGSQGGYRPQGGHGGGSQGGYRPQGGHGGGSQGGYGPQGGSQGGYRPQGGHGGGSQGGYRPQGGYGTGGNGGNGGNGGNGGNGGNGGHGGNGGNGGFGR
- the LOC134832202 gene encoding uncharacterized protein LOC134832202 isoform X1, producing the protein MTKFAFIVFAVLALIVLTVNADPYYGGYDGLRGQPGYGPHGGNGGHGGNGYGQGGYRPQGGYGPQGGYGPQGGYGPQGGSQGGYRPQGGHGGGSQGGYRPQGGSQGGYGPQGGHGGGSQGGYRPQGGHGGGSQGGYGPQGGSQGGYRPQGGHGGGSQGGYRPQGGYGTGGNGGNGGNGGNGGNGGNGGHGGNGGNGGFGR